In one Sandaracinaceae bacterium genomic region, the following are encoded:
- a CDS encoding UDP-N-acetylmuramate dehydrogenase — MSRVRIDKDVSLSERTTLGLGGRAQYLARATSDDHVLQAVRHASDRGMPLALLAGGSNTLVPDEGFRGLVLSMETEGIHTDTLPDGRALLRVKAGTPWPEVVRHAVGADLAGLECLAGIPGSAGATPVQNVGAYGQEVSETIVSVRALDRRTLDEVVVGGEDCGFRYRDSRFKQDPHAFIVLEVAFALRPGGAPSLRYAELERALAGTVRPTLQQVHDTVIALRRAKGMVLDPDDVDSRSAGSFFTNPIVTASEAARVVERALSEGLVQTAEAVPRWEQADGSVKLAAGWLIECAGVRRGLRRGPVGVSSKHALALVHHGDGTMRELLALADEIAGAVHGAFGVALTREPQLLTGVVA; from the coding sequence ATGAGCCGAGTGCGGATCGACAAGGATGTGTCCCTTTCGGAGCGTACGACGCTCGGTCTCGGCGGCCGGGCCCAGTATCTGGCGAGGGCCACCAGCGACGACCACGTGCTGCAGGCGGTGCGGCACGCAAGTGACCGCGGGATGCCGCTCGCGCTCTTGGCCGGAGGGTCGAACACGTTGGTGCCCGACGAAGGCTTCCGTGGCCTCGTGTTGTCGATGGAGACCGAGGGGATCCACACCGACACGCTCCCCGACGGTCGGGCGCTGCTGCGCGTCAAGGCGGGCACGCCGTGGCCCGAGGTCGTCCGGCATGCCGTCGGCGCCGACCTCGCGGGCCTCGAGTGCCTGGCCGGCATCCCCGGGAGCGCGGGAGCCACCCCTGTCCAGAACGTCGGCGCGTACGGGCAGGAGGTGTCCGAGACGATCGTGTCCGTACGGGCGTTGGACCGTCGCACGCTCGACGAGGTCGTGGTCGGCGGCGAGGACTGCGGGTTCCGCTATCGCGACAGCCGCTTCAAACAGGACCCGCACGCCTTCATCGTGCTCGAGGTGGCCTTCGCGCTGCGCCCGGGCGGTGCGCCCTCCCTGCGCTATGCGGAGCTCGAGCGGGCCCTGGCCGGGACCGTGCGGCCCACGCTGCAGCAGGTACACGACACCGTCATCGCCCTGCGACGCGCCAAGGGCATGGTGTTGGACCCTGACGACGTCGACAGCCGCAGCGCGGGCTCGTTCTTCACGAACCCGATCGTCACCGCGAGCGAGGCCGCACGGGTCGTCGAACGCGCGCTGTCCGAGGGGCTGGTCCAAACGGCCGAGGCCGTGCCGCGCTGGGAGCAGGCCGACGGAAGCGTCAAGCTCGCGGCGGGCTGGCTGATCGAGTGCGCAGGGGTACGGAGAGGGCTGCGGCGCGGGCCGGTAGGCGTCAGCAGCAAGCACGCGCTCGCCCTGGTGCACCACGGTGACGGCACCATGCGAGAGCTCCTGGCCCTCGCAGACGAGATCGCTGGTGCCGTGCACGGAGCGTTCGGGGTGGCCCTCACCCGCGAGCCTCAGCTGCTGACGGGTGTGGTCGCCTGA
- a CDS encoding metallophosphoesterase family protein: protein MSAEPTAPYARLLVLGDVHAEADAVRHVMSYAREHLTVDASLCVGDIVDGMGDADDTLVALREHGVVCVAGNHERWFLHDEMRHLKNVTPSLTAENRAMLEQLPRTLRLPTVAGGALLCHAVGDDDETFLRSTTRGYDLQINALRELMLDPDVDFMLAGHTHERMVRRFQGLVVVNAGTLRRDDDPGFVVVDFERMLVRCFDIADLGADIREVDSVPLPRPLPVPSLRDDDLY from the coding sequence ATGTCCGCCGAGCCCACAGCCCCCTATGCACGCCTGCTCGTGCTGGGGGACGTGCACGCCGAGGCTGACGCAGTGCGTCACGTGATGTCCTACGCACGGGAGCACCTCACCGTCGACGCGAGCTTGTGTGTGGGGGACATCGTCGACGGGATGGGCGACGCCGACGACACGCTGGTCGCGCTACGCGAGCACGGCGTGGTGTGTGTCGCGGGCAACCACGAGCGCTGGTTCCTGCACGACGAGATGCGGCACCTGAAGAACGTGACCCCATCCCTGACCGCCGAGAACCGGGCCATGCTGGAACAGCTGCCCCGCACGCTACGGCTGCCAACCGTCGCAGGCGGGGCCCTGCTGTGCCACGCGGTGGGCGACGACGACGAGACCTTCCTGCGCTCGACGACGCGGGGCTACGACCTCCAGATCAACGCGCTGCGTGAGCTCATGCTGGACCCGGACGTGGACTTCATGCTCGCCGGACACACGCACGAGCGCATGGTGCGCCGCTTTCAGGGGCTGGTGGTGGTCAACGCGGGGACGCTGCGACGCGACGACGACCCAGGCTTCGTCGTCGTCGACTTCGAGCGCATGCTGGTGCGCTGCTTCGACATCGCCGACCTGGGCGCGGACATCCGCGAGGTGGACTCGGTGCCGCTCCCTCGCCCGCTGCCGGTCCCCAGCTTGCGAGACGACGACCTGTACTGA